In Acanthopagrus latus isolate v.2019 chromosome 17, fAcaLat1.1, whole genome shotgun sequence, the following are encoded in one genomic region:
- the kcnj14 gene encoding ATP-sensitive inward rectifier potassium channel 14, whose translation MMGAARVKRRFSAVVDGPVEEEEVMRLAQSAADTARAGGSPTGSGTPSSPSPTHALNGKTLPLQSNTNNARRQSAIGESVGEDAGEGGVRAGGMCSGLKSGKGSSGGGRGKGRSSSDHDSLSSPSTTSRRRTRRSSRRPRQRFVGKDGRCNVTFVNMSERGQRYLSDLFTTCVDIRWRWMLVIFTLSFLLSWLLFGFAFWLIASAHGDLSIRLTPSSGSSSGSGEAGSGGGPDREAVVEEPCFLQVNSFMAAFLFSLETQTSIGYGFRSVTEECPLAVVAVVLQCIVGCIIDAFIIGAVMAKIAKPKKRNETLVFSETAVVALRDGKLCMMWRVGNLRKSHLVEAHVRAQLLKSRVTEEGEFLPLDNADINVGFDTGTDRIFLVSPVTIVHEINDESPFYEIDRNTLENDSELEVVVILEGMVEATAMTTQCRSSYLASEILWGHRFEPVLFERKDCYQVDYSFFHRTYEIPTTPSCSAKELAEQKYIQSSRSSFCYENEVALQLVSPDDEPDQDPECPSPPTRRQSLAEHLHYN comes from the exons ATGATGGGAGCGGCACGTGTGAAACGCCGCTTCAGTGCTGTGGTGGATGGgccagtggaggaggaggaggtcatgAGGCTGGCACAGAGTGCTGCAGATACGGCTAGGGCAGGGGGGAGTCCAACGGGGTCAGGGACCCCAAGCAGCCCCTCCCCAACCCATGCTCTGAATGGCAAAACTTTACCTCTCCAGAGCAACACCAACAATGCACGGAGGCAGAGCGCCATTGGAGAGTCAGTTGGAGAAGATGCAGGAGAAGGCGGGGTGAGAGCAGGAGGAATGTGCTCAGGGCTAAAGAGTGGAAAAGGCAGTAGTGGAGGAGGTAGAGGTAAAGGCCGATCATCCTCGGACCACGATTCACTCTCTTCCCCCTCCACTACAAGCCGCCGGCGCACCAGGCGCTCAAGCCGCCGGCCCCGACAACGCTTTGTGGGCAAGGACGGACGCTGCAACGTCACCTTCGTCAACATGAGCGAGAGGGGCCAGCGTTACCTCAGCGACCTCTTCACCACCTGTGTGGACATCCGCTGGCGCTGGATGCTTGTCATCTTcaccctctccttccttctctcctggCTGCTCTTTGGATTTGCCTTCTGGCTCATTGCCTCTGCGCATGGGGACCTCTCCATTAGGCTTACCCCCAGCTCAGGCTCCTCTTCGGGATCAGGAGAGGCTGGGTCTGGAGGAGGGCCTGATAGAGAGGCAGTGGTTGAGGAGCCATGCTTCCTCCAAGTAAACAGCTTCATGGCAGCCTTTCTCTTCTCCTTGGAGACGCAGACCTCCATCGGTTACGGATTCAGAAGTGTGACCGAAGAATGTCCTCTGGCGGTGGTGGCGGTCGTtttgcagtgcattgtgggcTGCATTATTGACGCCTTCATCATCGGGGCAGTCATGGCAAAGATTGCCAAGCCCAAGAAGCGCAATGAGACATTAGTGTTCTCTGAAACAGCTGTGGTGGCGCTGAGGGATGGGAAACTCTGCATGATGTGGAGGGTCGGAAACCTACGCAAGAGCCACCTGGTAGAAGCCCACGTTCGAGCACAACTACTGAAG TCAAGggtgacagaggagggagagttcCTCCCACTGGATAACGCCGACATCAACGTGGGTTTTGACACTGGCACCGATCGCATCTTCTTGGTCTCGCCAGTGACAATTGTCCACGAGATCAACGACGAGTCGCCTTTTTACGAGATTGACCGAAACACCCTGGAGAATGACTCCGAGTTGGAGGTGGTAGTCATACTCGAGGGCATGGTGGAGGCCACAGCAATGACCACACAGTGCCGTAGCTCCTATCTGGCATCGGAAATCCTCTGGGGACACCGATTCGAACCAGTGCTCTTTGAGAGAAAAGACTGCTACCAG GTGGACTACTCGTTCTTCCATCGGACATATGAAATCCCAACCACACCTTCATGCAGTGCTAAAGAGCTTGCTGAGCAGAAGTACATTCAAAGCTCTCGCTCATCATTCTGCTATGAAAATGAAGTGGCTCTGCAACTCGTATCCCCTGATGATGAGCCTGACCAAGACCCTGAGTGTCCCTCCCCTCCAACCCGAAGGCAGTCATTGGCAGAACATCTCCACTACAACTAA